In the genome of Kitasatospora cathayae, one region contains:
- the moaA gene encoding GTP 3',8-cyclase MoaA produces the protein MNTAPRPLVDRFGRVHTDLRVSLTDRCNLRCTYCMPAEGLDWLPRAEVLDDDEVVRLVRIAVRRLGVRSVRLTGGEPLLRRGLPGLVGRLAGLGVELSLTTNGIGLARTAVQLREAGLGRVNVSLDTLRADRYAALTRRDRIGDVFAGLAAAKAAGLDPVKVNAVPVRGVNEDEIPELASFAVEHGYRMRFIESMPLEAQGSWDRAAMVTADEILARLGERFDLLPVGRSGNAPAEEWRIAGTDTVIGVIASVTRPFCGGCDRVRLTADGQLRNCLFATEESDLRALLRGGADDGRIEEAWRASVAGKGPGHAIGSADFVRPERPMSAIGG, from the coding sequence ATGAACACCGCACCGCGCCCGCTGGTGGACCGCTTCGGTCGGGTCCACACCGACCTGCGGGTCTCGCTGACCGACCGCTGCAACCTGCGCTGCACCTACTGCATGCCGGCGGAGGGCCTGGACTGGCTGCCCCGTGCGGAGGTGCTGGACGACGACGAGGTGGTCCGGCTGGTGCGGATCGCGGTGCGGCGGCTCGGGGTGCGCTCGGTGCGGCTCACCGGCGGGGAGCCGCTGCTGCGCCGGGGGTTGCCCGGGCTGGTCGGACGGCTGGCTGGGCTGGGGGTGGAGCTGTCGCTGACCACGAACGGGATCGGCCTGGCACGTACGGCCGTTCAGCTCCGGGAGGCCGGGCTGGGGCGGGTGAACGTCAGCCTGGACACGCTGCGCGCGGACCGGTACGCGGCGCTCACCCGGCGGGACCGGATCGGCGACGTGTTCGCCGGACTGGCGGCGGCGAAGGCGGCCGGACTGGACCCGGTGAAGGTCAACGCCGTGCCGGTGCGCGGGGTGAACGAGGACGAGATCCCGGAGTTGGCGTCCTTCGCCGTCGAACACGGCTACCGGATGCGCTTCATCGAGTCCATGCCGCTGGAAGCACAGGGGAGTTGGGACCGGGCCGCGATGGTGACGGCCGACGAGATCCTGGCCCGGCTGGGCGAGCGCTTCGACCTCCTGCCGGTCGGACGCAGCGGCAACGCCCCGGCGGAGGAGTGGCGGATCGCCGGGACGGACACGGTGATCGGGGTCATCGCCTCCGTCACCCGCCCGTTCTGCGGCGGCTGCGACCGGGTCCGGCTGACCGCCGACGGGCAGCTGCGCAACTGCCTGTTCGCCACCGAGGAGTCCGACCTGCGCGCCCTGCTGCGCGGCGGCGCGGACGACGGCCGGATCGAGGAGGCCTGGCGGGCCTCGGTCGCCGGCAAGGGGCCCGGACACGCCATCGGCAGCGCCGACTTCGTCCGGCCCGAGCGGCCGATGTCCGCGATCGGCGGCTGA
- a CDS encoding tetratricopeptide repeat protein: MSEHGWSPNGPDERGRAAAEEPGDTVWRLRSRGCWQEAAELLRPAAEHDPAVALARAELLIEQCLFTASQWTQAEQALRLAEALAQGTEQRAAAACARGFLAYLASVLGPRDRLDEAQAALGRTSALLPPDAPGRPLLDFRRGLVAENLLRDRGAAWIAYRRAHEGAGERGDELLRSYTWRHLAALALSRGDRGNAREGFDASLRLREQLGFTVGVAPALAALAEVSEPPEAVRLRAEAARLVHALGGVPVWLARQLGISRTPGGTPRTPGRAPGAPPDGRIASETGGTIS, from the coding sequence TTGTCGGAGCACGGATGGAGCCCGAACGGCCCGGACGAACGGGGGCGGGCAGCAGCGGAGGAACCGGGCGACACCGTGTGGCGGCTGCGGTCCCGGGGGTGCTGGCAGGAGGCCGCCGAACTGCTGCGACCCGCCGCCGAACACGACCCGGCCGTCGCCCTCGCACGGGCCGAACTCCTCATCGAACAGTGCCTGTTCACCGCCTCGCAGTGGACCCAGGCGGAACAGGCGTTACGACTCGCCGAAGCCCTGGCGCAGGGCACCGAACAGCGCGCGGCCGCCGCCTGCGCCCGCGGCTTCCTCGCCTACCTCGCCAGCGTGCTCGGCCCGCGCGACCGGCTGGACGAGGCGCAGGCGGCACTCGGCCGCACCTCGGCCCTGCTGCCGCCGGACGCCCCGGGCCGCCCGCTGCTGGACTTCCGGCGCGGACTGGTCGCCGAGAACCTGTTGCGCGACCGCGGCGCCGCCTGGATCGCCTACCGCCGGGCGCACGAGGGCGCCGGCGAGCGCGGGGACGAACTGCTGCGCTCCTACACCTGGCGGCACCTCGCCGCGCTGGCGCTCTCCCGCGGGGACCGCGGCAACGCCCGGGAGGGCTTCGACGCCTCGCTGCGGCTGCGCGAGCAACTCGGTTTCACGGTGGGGGTGGCGCCGGCGCTCGCCGCGCTCGCCGAGGTGTCCGAGCCGCCGGAGGCCGTACGGCTGCGCGCCGAGGCCGCCCGCCTGGTGCACGCCCTGGGCGGGGTGCCGGTCTGGCTCGCGCGCCAGCTGGGCATCTCGCGCACGCCGGGGGGCACCCCGCGCACGCCGGGGCGCGCGCCGGGGGCTCCCCCGGATGGGCGCATCGCCAGCGAGACCGGAGGGACCATCAGCTAA
- a CDS encoding (2Fe-2S)-binding protein, translating to MTASSTRPGPAPCAPRTTQAHTPAHAPDTSTPCVPSYHRLTALTPILDVRCAPPRRGGGWLPVADLTTDPAAVRELIAHDARRGLARYGRPLRPDVAAGFGLHRLVWSVSLLFTVPWFLERRVPLLGPGDVSLRRDPTSIELTVRPEAFGCLPDDPAAGSPEARTTPDGAALAAELRYALGEFLAPVLAAFGPAVRRGPRVLWAMATDAVVEGLWYAGGLLGEQERARAELSALLAAGGSTSEPARTPGAGQSPAPAPAPFTPGAGFAPPTPARTGASGTARARASCCLVYTVEPGAMCGGCPRVTRR from the coding sequence ATGACCGCGAGCAGCACCCGCCCCGGCCCCGCGCCGTGCGCCCCCCGCACCACCCAGGCGCACACCCCGGCCCACGCGCCGGACACCTCCACCCCCTGCGTCCCCTCGTACCACCGGCTGACCGCGCTGACCCCGATCCTGGACGTGCGCTGCGCCCCACCCCGCCGGGGCGGCGGCTGGCTGCCCGTCGCCGACCTCACCACGGACCCGGCCGCGGTGCGCGAGCTGATCGCCCACGACGCCCGACGGGGCCTCGCCCGCTACGGCCGACCGCTGCGCCCGGACGTCGCCGCCGGCTTCGGACTGCACCGCCTGGTCTGGTCGGTCTCACTGCTGTTCACCGTGCCGTGGTTCCTGGAACGGCGCGTGCCGCTGCTCGGCCCCGGCGACGTCTCGCTGCGCCGCGACCCCACCTCGATCGAGCTGACGGTGCGCCCGGAGGCCTTCGGCTGCCTGCCGGACGACCCGGCGGCCGGCTCGCCCGAGGCCCGTACGACGCCGGACGGGGCCGCACTGGCGGCCGAACTGCGGTACGCGCTGGGCGAGTTCCTGGCACCCGTGCTGGCCGCCTTCGGGCCTGCGGTGCGCCGCGGACCCCGGGTGCTGTGGGCGATGGCCACCGACGCGGTGGTGGAGGGGCTCTGGTACGCGGGTGGGCTGCTCGGGGAGCAGGAGCGGGCGCGCGCCGAACTGTCCGCGCTGCTGGCAGCCGGGGGCTCGACCTCCGAGCCAGCGCGCACGCCCGGCGCGGGCCAGAGCCCCGCTCCCGCCCCGGCCCCCTTCACCCCGGGCGCCGGTTTCGCGCCCCCGACGCCCGCCCGCACCGGCGCTTCGGGTACGGC
- a CDS encoding glycosyltransferase family 39 protein, with amino-acid sequence MTTSSYSPPAGDPWPEAANYPPPEMPQPDTSRPAPAPLFPEQPLPPVGPKGPASWSGRLRTLPARAWRGRADDPRWVRPALLALIAATVVLYLWGLGASGWANAFYSAAVQAGSQSWKAFFFGSSDAGNFITVDKPPASLWPMALSVRIFGLSSWSILAPQALMGAATVGVLYATVRRRFSPLGGLLAGAALALTPVATLMFRFNNPDALLVLLLTVAAYGMVRAIETASTRWLLFTGAVFGFAFLTKTLAAFLILPAFAVIYLVVAPTGFWRRLRQTLLAGLALVLSAGWWVAIVELLPASARPYVGGSQDDSFLSLTFGYNGLGRVDGNERGSVGGGGHLPAGLDLPAGAMHNRGWGQTGITRLFGSDIGGQIAWLMPAALILLVVGLWATRRHARPDTARAAFLVWGGWLISTALIFSFMSGIFHQYYTVALAPAVAALVGMGADGLWRARHRLPYALLLAGVLAVTAGWAFVLLGRSSGFLPWLRWAVLVGGLAAAAALVAGQYAGRVSGRTGARIASVAGLVGLAAAFGGPAAYAVDTVSTAHNGSIITAGPSVKGAFGPGSFGRKGGKGAMGNGRMFGQGGQGGPGGFGGQGFPGGQGGQNGQGFPGGFPGGQGTHGSGRGSGGANTPGSHHERGAGGGSNGAPGANGFPGGQDPEGTGPGGFAGGMGGLLGGTKVSDEAAALLSQDADHYTWAAATTGSQNAASYQLATGKPVMALGGFNGTDPSLSLDGFQKYVQEGKVHWFIAGGSHRGFGGAGGEGDEGGQQTEAAQIEAWVTGHFTARTVGTATFYDLTTPKS; translated from the coding sequence ATGACCACGAGCAGCTACTCCCCGCCAGCCGGCGATCCGTGGCCCGAGGCCGCGAACTACCCGCCGCCGGAGATGCCGCAGCCGGACACCAGCCGGCCGGCCCCGGCGCCGCTCTTCCCCGAGCAGCCCCTGCCGCCCGTCGGCCCCAAGGGCCCGGCCTCCTGGTCCGGACGGCTGCGCACCCTCCCGGCCCGCGCCTGGCGCGGCCGGGCGGACGACCCGCGCTGGGTGCGCCCGGCCCTGCTGGCACTGATCGCCGCGACCGTCGTCCTCTACCTGTGGGGCCTGGGCGCCTCCGGATGGGCCAACGCCTTCTACTCGGCCGCCGTCCAGGCCGGCAGCCAGAGCTGGAAGGCCTTCTTCTTCGGTTCCTCCGACGCCGGCAACTTCATCACCGTCGACAAGCCCCCGGCGTCGCTGTGGCCGATGGCGCTGTCGGTGCGGATCTTCGGCCTCTCCTCGTGGTCGATCCTGGCCCCGCAGGCGCTGATGGGCGCCGCCACCGTCGGCGTGCTGTACGCCACGGTGCGCCGCCGCTTCTCCCCGCTCGGCGGCCTGCTGGCCGGCGCCGCGCTGGCGCTCACCCCGGTCGCGACGCTGATGTTCCGCTTCAACAACCCGGACGCGCTGCTGGTGCTGCTTCTCACCGTCGCCGCGTACGGGATGGTGCGGGCGATCGAGACGGCGAGCACCCGGTGGCTGCTGTTCACCGGGGCGGTGTTCGGCTTCGCCTTCCTCACCAAGACCCTGGCGGCGTTCCTGATCCTGCCCGCCTTCGCGGTGATCTACCTGGTCGTGGCCCCCACCGGCTTCTGGCGGCGGCTGCGGCAGACCCTGCTCGCGGGCCTGGCCCTGGTGCTCTCGGCCGGCTGGTGGGTGGCGATCGTCGAGCTGCTGCCCGCCTCGGCCCGCCCGTACGTCGGCGGCTCGCAGGACGACAGCTTCCTGTCCCTGACCTTCGGCTACAACGGCCTCGGCCGGGTCGACGGCAACGAGCGCGGCAGCGTGGGCGGCGGCGGACACCTCCCCGCCGGGCTCGACCTGCCGGCCGGCGCGATGCACAACCGGGGCTGGGGCCAGACCGGCATCACCCGGCTGTTCGGCAGCGACATCGGCGGGCAGATCGCCTGGCTGATGCCGGCCGCGCTGATCCTGCTGGTGGTCGGCCTGTGGGCGACCCGCCGCCACGCCCGTCCGGACACCGCGCGCGCGGCGTTCCTGGTCTGGGGCGGCTGGCTGATCTCCACCGCGCTGATCTTCAGCTTCATGTCCGGGATCTTCCACCAGTACTACACGGTGGCGCTGGCCCCGGCCGTCGCGGCGCTGGTCGGCATGGGCGCGGACGGGCTGTGGCGGGCGCGGCACCGGCTCCCGTACGCGCTGCTGCTGGCGGGCGTGCTCGCGGTGACGGCGGGGTGGGCGTTCGTCCTGCTCGGCCGCAGCTCCGGCTTCCTGCCCTGGCTGCGTTGGGCGGTGCTGGTCGGCGGGCTGGCGGCGGCGGCCGCACTGGTCGCCGGGCAGTACGCCGGAAGGGTCTCCGGCCGGACCGGCGCGCGGATCGCCTCGGTGGCGGGCCTGGTGGGCCTGGCGGCGGCGTTCGGCGGTCCGGCCGCGTACGCGGTGGACACCGTGAGCACCGCGCACAACGGCTCGATCATCACCGCCGGGCCGTCCGTGAAGGGCGCGTTCGGGCCGGGATCGTTCGGGCGCAAGGGCGGCAAGGGCGCGATGGGCAACGGCCGGATGTTCGGCCAGGGCGGTCAGGGCGGTCCGGGCGGCTTCGGCGGCCAGGGCTTCCCCGGCGGCCAGGGCGGTCAGAACGGCCAGGGCTTCCCCGGCGGCTTCCCCGGCGGCCAGGGCACCCACGGCTCCGGCCGGGGCTCCGGCGGCGCCAACACCCCCGGCAGCCACCACGAGCGCGGTGCCGGAGGCGGCAGCAACGGCGCCCCCGGCGCCAACGGCTTCCCCGGCGGCCAGGACCCCGAGGGCACCGGCCCGGGCGGCTTCGCCGGCGGCATGGGCGGCCTGCTCGGCGGCACCAAGGTGAGCGACGAGGCCGCGGCGCTGCTCTCGCAGGACGCCGACCACTACACCTGGGCGGCCGCCACCACCGGTTCGCAGAACGCCGCGAGCTACCAACTCGCCACCGGCAAGCCGGTGATGGCCCTCGGTGGCTTCAACGGCACGGACCCCTCGCTCAGCCTGGACGGCTTCCAGAAGTACGTCCAGGAGGGCAAGGTGCACTGGTTCATCGCCGGCGGCTCGCACCGCGGCTTCGGCGGCGCGGGCGGCGAGGGCGACGAGGGCGGTCAGCAGACCGAGGCCGCCCAGATCGAGGCCTGGGTGACCGGCCACTTCACCGCCAGGACAGTCGGCACCGCCACCTTCTACGACCTGACGACCCCGAAGTCCTGA
- a CDS encoding nucleotidyltransferase family protein, with protein sequence MQNTPPAVPALVLAAGGGRRLGGRPKALIRYAGRPLVEHAVATVRAGGCPDVTVVLGAERERVRSTAHLPGCRLVANPDWAEGMGSSLRAGLAALAPDAPAVLVMLVDTPGVTPAAVARLLAAHRAGAELAAAAYGGRRGHPVLIGARHFAEAAEGAAGDAGARALLAAHAAELVLVECADVAVPDDLDTPADLARWSAR encoded by the coding sequence ATGCAGAACACACCGCCCGCCGTCCCGGCCCTCGTCCTCGCCGCCGGGGGCGGACGCCGGCTCGGCGGGCGGCCCAAGGCGCTGATCCGGTACGCGGGCCGGCCGCTGGTGGAGCACGCGGTGGCCACCGTACGGGCCGGCGGCTGCCCGGACGTCACGGTGGTGCTGGGCGCGGAGCGCGAGCGGGTCCGCTCCACCGCGCACCTGCCGGGCTGCCGGCTGGTGGCCAACCCGGACTGGGCCGAGGGCATGGGCTCCTCGCTGCGGGCCGGGCTGGCCGCGCTGGCGCCGGACGCCCCGGCGGTGCTGGTGATGCTGGTCGACACCCCGGGCGTCACCCCGGCCGCGGTGGCCCGGCTGCTGGCCGCGCACCGGGCCGGCGCCGAACTGGCCGCGGCGGCGTACGGCGGGCGGCGCGGGCACCCGGTGCTGATCGGCGCGCGGCACTTCGCCGAGGCCGCCGAGGGCGCCGCGGGCGACGCCGGGGCCCGCGCCCTGCTGGCGGCGCACGCCGCGGAGCTCGTCCTGGTCGAGTGCGCGGACGTCGCCGTCCCGGACGACCTGGACACCCCCGCCGACCTGGCCCGCTGGTCGGCCCGCTGA